CCACCTCCTGGCAGGCGACGCCCGGCCGCACCGCCTCGAAACCGGCTTGCTGCGCGGTGCGCACGAGGTCGTGGACGCGCTGTTCCTCGGCGGTCGGCTCGCCGACATGGACGGTCCGGGTGGTGTCGGAGCCGTAACCGTGCTTGAGGCCGCCGAAGTCCAGGACCACCATGTCGCCGCGCTCGATGGTCCGGTCGCCGGCCTCGTGGTGCGGGTTGGCCCCGTTGGGTCCGGAGCCGACGACGGTGAAGTCCACCTGGGAGTGGCCGAATCGCATCAGCAGCGCGGCCAGGTCGGCGGCCACGTCGGTCTCCTTGCGGCCCGCGAAGCGGACCTTGAGGATCTCGCCGTACGCCTGGTCGGCGGCGGCGGCGGCCGCCGCGATCCGGGCCAGTTCGTGCTCGTCCTTGACGGCCCGGAGCATCGGCAGCGCCTCGGTGAGCGAGACGTACGAGGTGCTGGGCAGCGCCTGCTGCAGGCCCAGCAGGTGCATCGCCCAGGCGTTGTCGCTGACCCCGAACCGGCCCTGCTTGTCGAGCAGCGGGGCGGTGACGGCGTACGGGTCCTTGCCGTCGGTCCAGTCCCGCAGGGTGAGCGCGGCGGCGCCGGCGGCGTGCCGGGCGTCCGGGGCCTCCAGGGTGGGGACGACGAGCACGGGGTCCTGGCCGGCGGTGAGCACGAGGACGGTGAGCCGCTCGGTGATCGCGGTCGGCTGGTACCCGGTCAGGTAGACGAGGTCCGGGCCGGGTGCGACCAGCACTCCGGCGAGCCCGGCATCGGCGGCCGACTGCGCGGCGCGGGCCATGCGGGCGCGGTAGTCGTCGGCGGTGAAGGGGGTCGGCGCGGACTCGGACTCGGGCGCGGACTCGGGCGCGGGCTCAGGGGTGTGCGGCATGGGGCTCCTCCTCGACGTACAGCATCCTGCCCGCACCGGGCAGGGCGCGCGAGCGCAGCCGCAGCGGTCCGGCCGTCGGGCCGGGCCGGGGCCGGGGGCAGTCCAGGCCGGGGTCAGTCCGGGCCGGGGTCGTGGTCGGTCCGGGCCGGGGTCAGCCCGGGCCGGGGTTCTCCGCGACGAGGCGTTCGAGCAGGTCCTCGAAGTCGCCGCCGACGACGATCCGGAGGCCGTCGCCGTCCTCGTCGTAATCGCTGAGCTGGGTGAGCGTGCCGTCGCGCCACCAGAACACGTACGGGCTGATCGCACCGGGGGTGTCCGCGTACCCGGCGGCGGCGAAGGACGCCATCGCGCCCAGGGCCGGGATGATCCCGGTGTCACGGATGGGGTGGAAGGCCAGCTGGTGCCGGAACGGCATCGCGACCAGCGCGCCGTGCTCGCCCAGCGGCTCGCCGGTCACCCGGCGGACCACCGCGTCCAGGTCCAGGACCCGGCTGGCGGTGTAGAACGAGTCGCCGATCAGCACCTCGAAGCGCATGCCGTCGGTGTCCCGCACGGTCTCGTGGCCCTCGACCGGGAGTCCGCGCAGATTGGCCAGCGCCCGGTCCCGGAGGTGCCGGACGTCGCCCAGCGGTTCGAGGGCCTCGTCGGTGAGCATCATGACGCTCTCCGGCAGGTCGAGCGCGAGGATCTCGTAGAGGCCGGGAGCGACGCTGCGGGCGTAGCCGAAGGCCGCCGGGTCGATGCCCTCGACTCCGACCACCCGCGGGTAGAGCTGCGCCCGGATCTGCTCCGGGGACAGGGTGTCGAGCGCGGACGGCGCGTCCATGGTGCGCAGCACCCGCTCGACGTGCTGTCGGACCAGGTCCGGCCAGACGCGCGGGCCGCGGTCGTCGTTGTGGCAGACGGCGGCCAGGTTGCCGAGGCCGAAGTGTCGGCCGCCGTCGTCGGTCACCATGTCGGCGAAGACGGTCACTTCGAGGCCGTGCTCGGCGAACGCCTCGCGTACCTGGCCGCGGAAGTGCGCCGCCTCCCGATCGGAGAAGTAGGCGAACTCCGTGTCCCTGGGGACGTCGTCCCCGTCGCGTTTTGGCCTTCGCAGGAACCAACCCACCGTCCGCCGCCTTCCGTCGAGCCGCTGTCGCACTGCTGTCGAGCCACTGTCGAGCCGCTGTCGAGCCACTTCGGTGCCGGTTCTTGCGTTCCGGCCCACCTTACAGAGGGGTGACGTACCCACACATGGACGAACTCATGGGCCCTGTGAGGCAACTCCCAGTGCGTCGAGGACGCGGGCGACCGGACCTGCGGAAACGCCGCCGGGGCGCAGGAGTTCGGTGCGGTGGACGAGCCGGGGCGCGACGACCGGCACCGCCGCCACGTCCGCCGCCACGTCCGCTGTGCGCGCCGCGCCGGCCGGCAGCAGGACGAGGCCGTGCCCGGCGGCGGCCAGGGCGACGAGCGTGCGCACGTCGGTGCCCTCGTACCGGAGCGACGGCCGGAAACCGCCGGGCGTGCCCACCGCGGCGCGGAGCCGTTCGAGCGGGGGTCCGACGGCGGGCGCGTCGAGCCAGCGCGCGTCGGCGAGATCGGTGAGCCGAACACCGGCCCGGCGGGCCAGCGGATGGTCGTCCGGCACCACCACGACCAGCGGCTCCGCCGCCGCGCCTGGCATCGCGGCGGCGGTGAGCGGGGCCACGTCGGGCAGCGCCAGCGGGTCGCTGGGCGCGGCGATCCCGTCGACGAGCCCGAGGTCGGCGCCGCCGGTCGCGACGGCGCCGGGCACCTCGTCGCGCGGCAGGACGCGCAGCGTGACCCCGGTGGACGGGAGCGCGTCGAGCACGGCGGGGTGCGCGGCGAGCGGGGCGGCCGCGACGGTCAACTCCTCGCGAGGCGCCGCGGCGTACCCGGCGAGGTCGGCGCGGGCCGCGTCGATGCGCAGCAGCAGGGAGCCGGCGTGTTCGAGCAGCCGCTCCCCTGCGGGCGTCGGCGCGACCGGGCGACGGCCGAGCAGCGGCAGACCGAGGTCCTGCTCCAGGGCCGCGATGTGCTGCGAGACCGCCGACTGCGTGTAGCCGAGTTCGCGGGCCGCCGCGGAGAAGGAACGGAGCCGGGCGACCGTGACGTACGTACGCAGCAGGTGCGGGTCCATGGGACGGTCAGCCCGCGTCGGGGGCCGGCTCGTCGGAGGCCGGTGCGTCGGGGACAGGCGCGTCGGGGGCGGGCTCTTCGGAGGCCGGTGCGTCGGGGGTGACCAGCGCCTGGGCGTAGTACGCGAGCGAGCGGTTGTAGCGGGGCAGCAGCGGCGCGAGCGCGCCGAGCGCGAGCGAGGCGGCCTCACGCTCGCGGCCGGTGTCCGCGAGGCACAGCGCGAGGAAGGCGTCGACGGCTCCGGACAGCGCGAGTTCGTCGGCGTCGAGCCGCTCGACGGGGATCGCCCGCTCGGCGGTGAGGAGTTCGAGGCCCCGCTCGACCTGACCCAGATTGCGCAGGCTGCTGGCCATCTGGATCACGGCGCGGCGGCGGCGCAGCCCGCTGAGGCCTCGGTCGAGCGCCGCCTGGTAGAACTCCACGGCCTCCACGGGCAGTCCGGTGGAATCGTGCGCGGCGCCCTGCTCGAAGAGCGCGGGCGCGTCGTCGGCGGGCCGCTCGGCGGCCAGTTCGGCGATCCGAGCGCGGAAGTCGGCCGGCTCGTGGGTGTCGATCGCGGCCCAGAGGGCTGCGACGCGGTCGTCCCAGGGGGTGGTGGCGGTGGTGTCGGCGGTCATGGAAGGAGCCTAGCGCCGGGGCCATAAGCGATCGCGATGGAGGAAGCAGGAATCATCGTTGGACGTGAACGGACGGGGCCGATCAGCATGTTCTCCATGACGAACACGACCACCACTCGCCGCGTCCCCCGCATCGCCCTGGTCGGCGACCGCTCCCCGCACGTCCGCTCGCACGTCCGCGTGCCGTTGCTGCTCGACGCCCTCGCCGAGCGCGACGGCCTGATCCTCGACGCGTACTGGACCGGCACCGCAGACGCGGCCGAACCGGACGCGGTACGCGGCTTCGACGCGGTGTGGCTGCTGCCGGGCAGCCCGTACGAGAGCGAGGAGGGCGCGCTGGCGGCGGTCCGGACGGCCCGGGAGGGCAGGATCCCGTTCCTCGGGACCTGCGCGGGCTTCCAGCACGCACTGATCGAGTACGCGCGCGGCGTCTGCGGCCTGGAGCGCGCCGCGCACGCCGAGAACGACCCGGCGGCCGACGAAGGCGACCTACTGATCGCCCCGTTGGCCTGCTCGCTCGTCGGCCACGAGGGTCCGGTGCGGGTCGCGCCCGGCTCGCTCGCGGAGAGGATCCTCGGCGCGGAGCGCACGACGGAGCGGTACCACTGCGGCTACGGCCCGGACGGCCGCCACCTCGACGCCCTGCGGGCGCACGGGCTGCGGTTCTCGGGCGAGGACGAGGACGGACAGGTGCGGATCGCGGAGCTGCCGGGACACCCGTTCTTCCTGGCGACGCTGTTCCAGCCGGAGCTGGCGGGCGACGGGAGCCGGCCGCACCCGATCGTGAGGGCACTGGCGACGGCTGCGGTCGAGAGGGCGTCCCGGATGGCCGTCGCGTAGCTCAGCTCATCGGTACGACGAGGTCGGCGCGGTCCCGTCCGCGCGCCACGAGGCGGGCGTTGGCCTCGTCGGACCGCCGGACCCATTCCTCGGCCCGGTCCCGCTCCTTCCCGAACCGAACGTGCCGCTCGACGAGACGAGGCACCCGGCGGCGATCATCGAGCTCCAGGTACCAGACCTCATCGAGGAGCGGGCGGACGGAGGCCCAGCCGTCTTCGTCGTGCAGCAGGTAATTCCCCTCGGTGACGACAAGGGGAACGTCGGCAGGGACGGGTATCGCCCCGGCGACCGGCTCCTCCAGAGCCCGGTCGAAGGCGGGCGCGTACACGACGACGCCGGGCTCGGGCGCGCGAAGCCGGCCGAGGAGATGGGCGTACCCGGCGGCGTCGAAGGTGTCCGGGGCGCCCTTCCGCTCGGCCCGCCCGAGCCGCTCCAGCTCGGCCTGCGCGAGATGGAACCCGTCCATCGGCACGAGCACGGCGAGCCCGTCGAGCCGCGAGACGAGCCGGGAGGCGAGGGTGGATTTCCCGGCACCGGGGGCGCCGGCGAGGCCCAGGATGCGGCGCGCGCCGGGTGCGGCGAGGCGTCGGGCGCGGGCGACGAGCTCATCGAACTGAGCGGACTCCATGGGGGGATTATCCGCGATCAGGACAGATCCAGCTCGGCCCGTACGGTCTTCCCGACGGGCAGGCGGTCGAGCACCGCCCACCGGGAGGCGAGGGCCTCGACGAGGAGCAGCCCGCGCCCGGTGCCGGCGGCGGGGTCGGGGACGGGGAGCGCGCCAGGGCGGGGAGGGCGGAGTTCGGTGCGGGTGTCGGACACGTCGATGCGGAGGAGGCCAGGACCGTACGAGAGAACCAGCTCGAAGTCGCGTCCGGGCACGCGCCCGTGGGTGACGGCGTTGGTGGCCAGCTCGGAGACGAGCAGCCCGGCGACGTCGGAGACGTCGCTGCCGTGCGGGATGTCCCAGCGGTGGAGCTGATGCAGCGCGAGGTGCCGGGCGAGCCGGGCGCCGCGGGGCGTGGAACTGAAGCGCTGGGTGAACACACGTACGGTGACGGGCTCTTGGCGAGTCGGGGGTGGCGTCATGCGATCAATGTGGCGATGCGAAGGGCGGGTTACCAGGTCAGCGACCCGTACGCTGAGTGAGCGTACGGGTTCGGAGTGTGGACAGTAGGGGTGACAGCCCGTGACCATGGCTCGGGATGGAGTCCGGGGCACGGGAGGTGGACGGGATGACGGACGGCGGCGAGCCGGAGGTGTCGGACAGCCTGAGGGCGTTCGGCGAGGTGGTCAAGGTCTTCCGGAAGCGAGCACGGCTGACGCAGGAGGAGTTCGCGCCGAGAGTGGGCTACTCGCTGCCGACGGTCGCCTCGATCGAACAGGGCCGCCGCTTCCCGACGGCCGACTTCGTGGACCGGGCGGAGGAGGGCCTGGACGCTTTCGGAGTGATCCGGGCAGCGGCAAAGCACCTGTCGAGGCAGCCTGGCTTGGCGAGCTGGTTCCGCCAGTGGGCAAAGCTGGAGGTGGACGCGCTGGCCCTGTACACGTACGAGAACCGCCTGGTACCGGGCTTGCTGCAGACGGAGGCGTATGCGCGGACGCTGTTCGACGAGCGACGGCCACCACTGGCCGGCGACCAGATCGAGGCGCAGCTGGTGGCCCGGATGGAGCGGAAGCAGTTGCTGACAGGGCGCCCGAACACGCCGTACAGCTTCATCCTGGAGCAGCACGTCGTAGAACGCCCGACGGGTGGGGCAAAGGCGATGCGGGGACAGCTGGACCACATCATCGAAATGGCGGCGCACCGCAACATCGAGGTCCAGATCATGCCGAAGACGCGCGGCCACCACGCGGGCCTGGCCGGCCCAATGCGGTTGCTGGAGACCCCGGACAACAAGTGGTTGAGCTACTGCGAGGGCCAGCGCGGGGGCCAATTCATCGCCGACCCCAAAGAGGTCAGCATCCTCCAGATGCGGTATGCCAGGATGCGGTCACAGGCTCTTACCCCGGAGGACTCCCTGAGCCTGTTGCGGCGGACGCGAGGAGCGACATGAGCACCACGGAACTGGCCTGGTTCAAGAGCAGCTACAGCAGCGGCGACGGCGACGACTGCGTCGAGGTAGCCACCTGCCCCACCACCGTCCACGTCCGCGACTCCAAGAACCCCACGGGCCCCCAACTCACCCTCGCCCCCACCGTCTGGTCAGACTTCGTCGCCTACGCGACGCAGTCCTGACACGAGGGGGTCTCAGACGACGGCGTCGATCCACTCATCACCGGGCGGAGGAACAAAGAAGTACCCGCCGCCCGTGGTGAGCAGGTACTTGGCCATGGCCTCCCCCTCAAGCCGCTTCTGGACTGCCTCGAAGCCCTGGGCGAGATCCCGCTGGAAGCACGAGAACACGAGGCCGACGTCCCCGTCGCCCCGGTCGTAGGAGTAGCTGCGCCGTACGAGAGGCGGCGACTGACGCCGATCAGGCACCGCAAGCCGCACATGCGAATCCAGCGGCGTCAACTTCCCGGCAGGGTCCGCCGCATAGTTGGGCTGCTCCCCGGCCGGCGCCCCGTCGAGCCACCGCCCATCCCGCCGCCGCCCGACAATCCGCTCCTGCTCTTCGACGGAGTCCTTGTCCCACAACTCGGTGGCAAGCCGAATGATCCGCACAACCTGATACGACCCACCCACGGCCCAGTCCGGCTCCCCCTGATCCGCCCGCACAAGAACACGGTCAAGAGTCTCCGCCTCGCTGCCTGGATTCCCCAACCCCTCAGTGAAGTGAAACGGATTCCGCGCCAACCCGCGCCCGCCCTCTGCCCGGTTGTCAGCCCGAAACCCATCAATACTCCACCGCACCCGCCACCCCGGCACCGAACCCACGACCTGATCCATGCCCGACCGGGCTCCGGCAGCGGTAGAAGCCGCACACTGCACCAAAACATCGCCGTGCGACTGGGCAGGATCCAGCACATCCCCGGCGAAGGAATCCATCTCCTTGAGCTGCCGCGGCCTGACTCCATCCACTAAAAGGCCGTCCCCGAGACCAATCCTGGCTTCAAGCCCAGCACCACGTTGGCGCACCAACTCAGCAGACAGGCGCAGCAGTTCTTGCCGACGCCCAGGAACCGATTGATCACCCAGATCAAGCGCAACGGTCCGCTGATACGAGAGCGGAGCGAGCGAACCCAGAGCCACAACGCCGCCACCACCAGGCCGCTGTCCTGAACCCGGCTCACGAGTAGCCAAAACGGCCACTGCAGCACCCCCGGACAGCACAGCAGCCGCCCCACCTAGAACAGCCCTCCGCTTTACGGCCCTCATGCCTCGCATCTCTTTCTCTGCAGGTCAGCGCTGCACGAGCTTCGTCTGAACCGACCCCAATCCGCCTCACCGACGACCTAGTTCTCTTCGCTCATCGCGCCGCAAGCGTCTCCCCATCACAGCATCTCCTTCAGTAATTCGGGAGCCCTATCGAAGATGTCCGACGCCCACCCCGGTGCACATTACCGCCCAGGGGTGCCGAGGCATCCGAGCAGGAGCGAGTTGCCACCTTTTCAAGCTACTCGGTTCAGGTCCCGCCTCTGCCGACACCGCATAGCCGGAATCGTCACGCGAGATCTGGACTGAACGGAGCATAAGTTCGATAGTCATCCACCGGGAGCCGACCGTCCACGAACCTCAGATTAGCCCTAGCTTGCAAATACGGCTTACTCCAGGCCGAAAACCCAAAGTATGGCTGACATTCTTCCGGCTCAGCTTCTCGGATACGATGAAACCCTTGATAGAGGTACCGGGTCTTATCGGCGAGGCTTACCGGAGTTACCCAGAAAAGCGGTGAAATTCCGTCAGCTTGAAGTGGCCGCTCACCCAAGATGCGGCCCCCGCCAACAGAAATCATCCCAATGTGCGCCTGACCTTGGTCGAGAAGTACGGCTCCCTCAAGGTCCCGAGCTTCGGGTGGCCCTTCGCCAACCCAGTCCATGAGGCCGGCCAGGAATGACCTCGTGCCAAGGTTGGGGACATGTGGATCCGACACCCCGGGAGGCACTACATCAATGACCCTGCCGCAGGCGTATCTGCCGTCCGCAAGGGGGATGGGCCAGAATTGCCCAGGCACCAGGTACCTATTAGATTTTGGCGAAAATGGATACTTCATCAAATTCCCTTCGCATTGCGAGATCGAATTTTACTCGCTAGACATATCGGCAGCGGCAGGGAAGTGAAGCTGATCACCCGCCCTACCGCCGCACGACAATTATGGAGCTAGAGGCCGAATTCATCTCTTGCCCACGACGTGGCAGCGTCGTACATCTCTCGTCTTGCCGGGTTGATTGAGTTGTTTTGCCCGTAGGGCTTGCCGTTCTTTACACGACTAAGCCCTGTAGCCTTAACACGTTCAATCAAGATTTGCTCCACGCCGCGCGCTTGCCACTTCCTCAACCCGGTGTACAGAGGGACAAGGTTGACGACACCGTAACCTTGTTTAATATGTTGCGCCTTTCGCCGCGCCAAATTGTTCGTTATCCCAGCATAGATCACGTCGCCAGCCTCGTTTAGTCCGTGGTAGACGATGTAGTCATCCTGAGAGTTCCTCTTGATCCACTGGGCCAACTTGCCTGTAAGAGAACAGTTGTGGACCAGAGTGGGAGCTTGACCCGCCAGCGCATAGTACGTGTGGAGGTTGTCGACGGTCAGGTTGTAGACCGTGGTCGACGCAGTCTTGGGGTTGACTGCCGCTACCTGGATCCAGGTGCCGCTGCTGGTCTGGAGCCACTGGCCTGTTTTGAGGTCGCTGGCCTTCGTCCACTGACCGGCTTCGGCGGCCCAGAAGGGGTGGCCGTCGGTGGCGGTCAGTTTGGCAGTCTCGCTTCCTCCAACTCCGTCGGTGTCGACCGTGATATCGACAAGTTGCTTGTCGCCAGTTCCCTGGATGAGGGCGGTCACAGCGCGGGGGCCGGTTTCGCCAGTTTCGGGGTCGGTGGCGAGGACCTGGTCGCCAACCTGGATGTCCTTGATGGATTTGTGGGTAGCGTCGGCCATCAGAACCGGGGTGTCGCCGGTGAAGCTGTTGCCACCCACCTCGCAGGCCTTCGCGGCCTTCTTGCCCAACTTAAGCATGCTGCCGAGTCCGCCCAGCATCCCCATGCCGCAGCCCATGGCCGCGGAGGAACCCACCTGCCCCCAGTCGACCTTCTTGCCAGACAGGCGCTGGAGGCCCCAGTCCATGAAGGCTTCGCCGATCGCGCCGCCGATGCAGCCGACGATGAGCGGGTTGTTGCCCGACGGGTCGGTGTAGTTGGTCGGGCTGCTGAGGGCGTACTGGTACAGGTTCGGGCCGCCGGCGTGGCCGATGGGGTCCTGGCTGATGAAGCGGCCGGTCTCCGGCTGGTAGTAGCGGTTGCGGTAGTAGAGGAGGCCGGTGCCCTTGTCCTCCTCGCGGCCCGTGAAGGTGTACGGGTTCGACGTCGCCGTGCCCGACGCGGTCGGCTGGCCGTACGGGTCGTAGGTGTAGCGAGTGGCCACCGTCCCGTCGGCGTTCGCCAGGCCGACGACCGTGCCGAGGGCGTCCGTCAGGTAGGTCTGGGTCTTGCCGTTCTCCGTACGCAGGAGGTACTCGTCGAGGCCCGACGCCGTCACCGTGGCCGTCGGATCGCCCGCTGCGTTCTGCTCGACCGCCGGGTTGGAGCCGTCGGTCAGGAACTTCGTCGTCGCGCCCGCGAGGGTCTTACTCGCGCGGCCGCCCAGCGGGTCGTAGCCGAAAGCGCCGAGAGAGGTGCCGTCGGTCGTCTTCTTGACGCCGGTCAGCTCACCTCGGGTGTTCCAGGCGTAGGTGTTGTTGCCGTCGCCTGTGAGCTGGCCTTCGTTGTCGTACGTGAAGGTGCGGCCGTTGAAGGTGCTGAGGCGGTTGTCCTTGCCGAAGACGCTGCCGCTCTCCGCGGCCGGGACGGCGACGCTGGCCAGCGTGCCGCGCAGGCGGATCTGCTGGTCGTTGGCGTCGCGGTTGTACGTGAGCGTGCCGACCGAGGTGGCGCCCTGCGCGTAGCTGATGGACTTGACGGCGCCGCTGGTCTCGTACCCGGTGGTGCGGACCATGCCGCCGGGGTAGGTGGCGGTCTGCTCCCGGCCCGCGGGGTCGAGGCCGAAGGTGACCTCCTGGGTTCCCGCCTTGACACTGGTCAGGATGCTCGACCTGTCGTAGCCGTAGGCCGTGGTGACGCCGCCGGCGGTCATGGTCTTCCGACGGTCGGCGTTGTCGTAGTCGTAGACGACGGTGCCGGTGGGACCGGTGACGGTTTTCGTACGGTCATAGACGTCGTACGTGAACGACTGGTCACCCACAGCCGTGTCGGAGACCTTCTTCGGCAGGTCGTACGCGTCGTACTCGTAGGTGACAGTCGACTCTGCCTGGCCGGCGAGGTCGACGTTGTACTTCGTGTTCTTCGCCCGGCCCAGCAGGTCGTACTCGGCCGTGGCCACACGGCCCATGCGGTCGGTGACCTTCGAGACCTGGCCGGCCGGGTGGTACTCGAATCCGGCCGTCGAACCGTAGGGGTCGGTCGCCGTCTTGGGCCGGTCGGCCTGGTCGTAGGTCCAGCTGGTGCTGTTCCCGCGGGCGTCCGTCAGGCTCGTGAGATTGCCGTTGTCGTCGTAGTCGAGGTTCAGGGCCTGGCCGAGCGGGTCGGTGACCGAGCGAGCCTGGTTGAGGACGTCGTAGACGACCCTGCTGGCGGAACCCGTGTTGTCGACCGTGACAATGCGGCGACCTGCGGCGTCGTGGAACTGGCTGCTGACGCGACCCTGGGGATCCTTGACCGACACCAGGTCGCCGTAGCGGTAGGTGTACGAGGTGACGGAGCCGTCGGGCGCGGTGACCGACTTGAGCTGGCCGTCGGGCTCGAAGTCGTACTGGGTGATCCGGCCTTCGGGGTCGGTCACCTTGTCGAGGTTTCCGGCGGCGTCGTACGCAAGGGTCGTCGCGTTACCGAGCGGGTCGGTGTACTTCGTCGGCTGGTCGAACGGGCCGTTGAACACGGTCGTGCCCGATGCACGGGCGTCGGTGGTTCCGACCAGCTCTGCGGTGGAGGTGACGTAGCCGTTGGCGTCGTACGTGAGGTCGGTCTTGCGGCCGTAGGGGTCGGTGACCTGGGTGACCCGGTGTGTGGCGGGGTCACGGGTGTAAGCCGTGGTGCGGGCCACGGCGGTGTTGGTGGCCTGGATTTCCTTGTAGCCGTAGCCGGCGGTGTCGAAATACACCCGGCGCAGCGCACCGCCGGGCTGGGTGACGTTGGCGATGGCGACGCGGCCTGCGTCAAGGGTGTAGGTGAAGGTGTACTTCTGGCCCTCGGTGAGGGTCTGCTCCTGCACCCGACCGGACGCGTAGAACACGTTGCTCATGTAGACGATGCCGCGGGCGTCCTTCGCCGTCTTGATGCGGTTCGACGTGCCGTCGTACGTGTAGGAGCTGATCTTGCCCGCCGGGTCGGTGACCGTCTCGAGCCGGCCCGTCGAGTCGTAGGTGTAGCTCGTGGTGCGGCCGGTGTTGTCCGCCGCGATCTTCACCCGGTGCTGAGCGTCGTATTCGAAGGAGACCCACCGGCCGCCTGCCGTGGTGACCTGGGTGATGTCGCCCTTGTTGCCGCCGACACGGGTGATCTTCGTCTTGTTGCCGTGGCGGTCGCGGATCTCGGCGAGCGGCGCGTACTGGGGGAAGGTCCAGACGGTGCCGTCACGGAAGGTCAGTTCCCACTCGCCGTCGCCATTGTTCGCGATCTTCGTTCCTTCGAACGCGCCGGGAGAGCCGGTCGGTCCGAAGACGGCGTCGCCCCAGCCTGCGCCGGGCGAAGTCCGGACGTAGTGGACCTTGGACCCTCCGGGCAGGTAGAGGTCGACCTCCTGCCACTGGTTCTGGGAGTGCAGGAAGGCGTTGTAGATCAGGTCGCGTCCGATGCCGAAGGCGCGCTTGTCTGTGTCGCCCTGCCAGTACGTGCGGGTGACTTCCGCGTTGCCGCGCCGGTCGGCGACGGCGAGGTCGGTGTGCCTGTCGGTCAGGTAGCCGGTCGACAGTTCGACCGGGTCGCCGGAGAGCCAGTCGAAGGCGTCCTGGAGCCAGGAGGTCGCCCAGCCGAGCCAGCCGTCGGTGTTGAACATCGCGCCGTGGAACGCCCACACGCGCGTGTCGGCGTCAGGCACGACCTGGCGACCGTCGGGGGTGACGGTGCCGTGGCCGTAGACGTACCAGCCCTTCTTCTTCGGGTCATAGTCCAGGAACTCCACACGCTTGCCGGGGGCTTCGCGGGTGTAGTTCGGGTAGACGATCTGAGCGCCCTTGGGGAAGACGTAGGTGCCGCCGGGCTGAACGGTGAAGTAGACGGGGACGATGCTGTTCTTCGGCAGCGGGAACGGCGGACGGTCGATCGGGATCGCGGTGATGCCGAGTTCGGTGACCGGCTTGCCCTTGTCGTCGCGGACCACCGAGCCCTTGGGGATTCGGACCTCCAGGCCCGGGATCTGCGGGGTCTTCAGGACCACGTCCGTCTTCGCCGGGACGGCGAACTTGACCGTGTGCTTCGTGTCGAGCGGGGTCATCCACACCGGGAAGCCCAAGTCGACGGTCTGGCCGGCCTTCGGCTGGACGTGGATGTCGAAGCGGCCGTACGAGCGGTCCTTGGTGTTCGCACTCTCGCCGTTGACGATCAGGGTGGTCGCCTCGGGGCTGATCCCGGCGAGCAGGAACCGGCCCTGCGCGTCAGTGCGGGAAGTCTTGCCGCCCGCGGTGACGGTCACCTTCGGGAGCGGCTTGCCGTCCAGCTTCAAAACACGGCCGGTCAGCGCGGTCGTCTTCGCTGCCGCTCGCAGCGCTGCAGGGGCCTTGGGCGGGGTGCTGCCGCGTTCGGTGATCCAGTCACGGCCGGCGAGGTTCGCCTTGGCCGGCTGCCACGCGTCGGCACCCGACGGCACAACGCCAGGGGCCTTCGCCGACGCGTCCGTCTTTCCCGCTG
This sequence is a window from Streptomyces sp. HUAS YS2. Protein-coding genes within it:
- a CDS encoding Dyp-type peroxidase; translation: MALGSLAPLSYQRTVALDLGDQSVPGRRQELLRLSAELVRQRGAGLEARIGLGDGLLVDGVRPRQLKEMDSFAGDVLDPAQSHGDVLVQCAASTAAGARSGMDQVVGSVPGWRVRWSIDGFRADNRAEGGRGLARNPFHFTEGLGNPGSEAETLDRVLVRADQGEPDWAVGGSYQVVRIIRLATELWDKDSVEEQERIVGRRRDGRWLDGAPAGEQPNYAADPAGKLTPLDSHVRLAVPDRRQSPPLVRRSYSYDRGDGDVGLVFSCFQRDLAQGFEAVQKRLEGEAMAKYLLTTGGGYFFVPPPGDEWIDAVV